GGCGCCGTTCGTGCTGAACCTGAACATGACCAAGATGTTCACCTTCGAGCCGATGAAGAAGATGATCGACGAATCCTTTGGGACTGGCACTCCCGAAGGGAAGAAGGCCCTCGAAGAGTTCGTCGCCAAGCTGGGCTTCGATCCCTTCAAGCAGCTCGCCAACGTGATGATCTACTCGCCGGAAGCCGGCTTCAAGGCGGAAGACATGAAAGATCACGTCGGCATCCTCGTCGACGGCTCGTTCGAAGCGAAAAAGCTCCTCGAAGGCCTCAAGAATGATGCCGAGTTCCAGAAGCAGGTCGACTTGGTCGAGTTCGAAGGCCTTTCGGCTATCGCCGGCAAGGAAAGCGGCCGCAAAGCCGCCTTCCTCGATGACAAAACCGCCGTCATGGGCGCCGATGCCGTCATCAAGACCGCCGCGACCGTGAAGAACGGCAAGGCGAAGTCCCTTGCCGCGACCCCGGCCTTTGCGGCCATGCTGAAGAAGGTCGATCCGAAAGCCGGTGTCTGGGGTTGCGCCCTCGTCACCGACGACATGAAGGCCCAGGCGAAGGCCAACCCCGTCAGCGCCCCCCTGGCCGCCGCCAACGCGATGCTCCTGAGCGTCAGCTTCGGCGCCGAGATGGGAATCAACGCCATCGCCGAAGTCGCCAAGGCCGACGAAGCCAAGGCCGTCGCCGACTGCCTCAAAAACTACGTCGACATGTTCAAGGCTTGGGCGGTCGATGTGCCTGAAGTGGTCGATGTTTTCAACAAGGCGAAGATCGACACCGACGGGAAGACCGTAAAGTTCGGCCTGGTGCTTCCCAAGGCCCAGTTCGACGCATTTATCGCCAAGATGCAGGAACGCATGGCCGCCGCCCCCGAAAAGAAATAACACCCAATGCGTATGGGTGCATCCCGATGCGCCCGTTTCGATCGCATATCGCATCAAATCGCCCTGGTGTGGGTTGCCGGGGCGATTTTTATGATGTGCAATCCGTATCCGTCGGTTGGTTCAGCTTTTCACGCAATACGGCCACGACGAACAGGGGAATACGGATCATGCGCCAGAAGCGGCCCGGCTCCTTGTAAAGCCTGAACAGCCATTCAAGCGCAAACTTCTGCATCCATGCCGGGGCCCGGGGCAGGCGGCCGGAGATCACGTCGAAGCTGCCCCCGACGCCGATGGCGATCATTCCCGACGCAACGTGCCGGAGTTTCGAAATGAACAGCTCCTGCCGGGGAACCCCCATGGCGACGAATAACAGGCGCGGCCTGGCTTCGAGAACCGTCTTGATGACGGCTGTTTCCTCTTCGGAGTCGGCGGCGAAGTAGCCGTGATGGGTGCCTGCGACGATCATCCCGGGAACGCGCTTCCCGATGAGTTCGACTGCCGAGTCGATGATGCCGGGTTTCGCGCCGATGAAATATATCGATTGCTTTGCTTCGACGGCGAGCCGGCAGAGATCCTCGACCATGCCGACCCCGGGAATGCGCTCGACGAGGGGCGTGCCGAGAAAATCGGAAGCCCAGAGCAGCCCCGCGCCGTCCGGCATGACGAGCGAGGCCTGCCGCATGATTCCCGCGAAGCTCTCATCGTGCCGGGCCCGGTCGATGGCCAGGGAGTCGGCGGTCACGAGATGACGGAAGCCGTCTCCGGAGCGTATCCAGCCGTCGATGCGGGCGAGGACCTCCCTGCGTGAAAGGGAATCGATGGGAAAGCCCAGGAGCGAAATTCTTCCCGGTTTCGGAGAGCCTTCATTCCGAGGCGCTTTTTGCGCAAAGGTTCGCACGAAGCTGATCATGACGCCGGCGACCAGAATGCCGAGGGCAATGAACCCCCAGAACCCCGCCTGACTGGCGTAGAGCAGAACGGTAAAGTTCAGGCTCATGAACACGAGACCGGCCAGGAGGACGAGCCGCTGTCGGGGAAGATTCCAGGTGAACGTTCTGCTTCGGTTCGACGGATCGGATGCATACAATTCGTTTCCGAGATACGAGCCGAGAATGACGAGGCAGACGAACGCAAGGGGGAGAATGAGAACGGCGGAAGGCAGCAGAAGGCCGAGCAAAAGCAGCGTTTTCGACCGGCCGATCATCGAAATGCCCGCCAGCAGCCAACCGAGCGCGAAATGCCCCGAATCGCCGAGCACGAAGCGCTGCCCTGCGGCTCCCGCGCCCAGGACGACGAGGGAGGGAAGAATGAGCATCGGCGTGAAGAACGGGGCGGTGTCGGGGGTCGCGGACTGGCCGGGAAAAAAGAGCAGGAAGGAAATCCCGGTTCCCATGCAGAGAAGAGCCGGCATGCCGAAGACGAGTTCGGCCAGTTTCAGGCTGAAAATCGTGATGATCGGCCATCCCAGCGTCAGCGCGACTTCGATCGCCCGAACCGGATGATCGATCGTGATGCCGCTCCAGGCGCCGGCGATGGCCGCAAGCACCAGATACGGCATCATGACCGTCCATGAGGTGCGCATCACATCGCGAACGAATCCCAATGCCGCGAACAGCAACGTGATGACGGCAAGGTGGTGCGCTTCAGGCATACAGGAAGTGGTGGGCATCAGAAGAACGCACAGCGTCCCGAGAACGACCGGAAACCCGCCGACATACATCCCGCGGCCGAGATGCCCCGTTGCCCGATTCAGCGCCCAGGGGCCGCCCGCGTGAACCACATCCCAAATGATGGGCAGGAGCCACCCTGCAATGGTTCCGAGCAGACCC
This genomic stretch from Candidatus Ozemobacteraceae bacterium harbors:
- a CDS encoding WecB/TagA/CpsF family glycosyltransferase, with product MDIMTVAFAGALGLLGTIAGWLLPIIWDVVHAGGPWALNRATGHLGRGMYVGGFPVVLGTLCVLLMPTTSCMPEAHHLAVITLLFAALGFVRDVMRTSWTVMMPYLVLAAIAGAWSGITIDHPVRAIEVALTLGWPIITIFSLKLAELVFGMPALLCMGTGISFLLFFPGQSATPDTAPFFTPMLILPSLVVLGAGAAGQRFVLGDSGHFALGWLLAGISMIGRSKTLLLLGLLLPSAVLILPLAFVCLVILGSYLGNELYASDPSNRSRTFTWNLPRQRLVLLAGLVFMSLNFTVLLYASQAGFWGFIALGILVAGVMISFVRTFAQKAPRNEGSPKPGRISLLGFPIDSLSRREVLARIDGWIRSGDGFRHLVTADSLAIDRARHDESFAGIMRQASLVMPDGAGLLWASDFLGTPLVERIPGVGMVEDLCRLAVEAKQSIYFIGAKPGIIDSAVELIGKRVPGMIVAGTHHGYFAADSEEETAVIKTVLEARPRLLFVAMGVPRQELFISKLRHVASGMIAIGVGGSFDVISGRLPRAPAWMQKFALEWLFRLYKEPGRFWRMIRIPLFVVAVLREKLNQPTDTDCTS